A stretch of Prunus dulcis chromosome 6, ALMONDv2, whole genome shotgun sequence DNA encodes these proteins:
- the LOC117632662 gene encoding scarecrow-like protein 32, whose protein sequence is MMQFTEAPPPALHQIITAPFSNLPMMNKNQTHRTRPWPGFPTSAKALGTNFGDANCMEQLLVHCAHAIETNDATLAQQILWVLNNIAPQDGDSNQRLTCAFLRALIARAARIGSCKLLAAMANSQANFTIHTHKFSVIELASFIDLTPWHRFGFTAANAAILEAVEGYSVIHIVDLSLTHCMQIPTLVDAIAGRQEGNVSPPLLKLTVAGSTEDVPPMLDLSYEELGSKLVNFARSRNIILEFRVIPSSYTDGFANLIQQLRVQNLVYAESGEALVVNCHMMLHYIPEETLTLPSINSNPNLSSCGSSSSYGYDVASSSSTSASSSLRTMFLKALRGLDPTVVVLVDEDADLTSNNLVCRLRSAFNYLWIPYDTVDTFLPRGSKQRQWYEADMCWKIENVIAYEGFQRVERVEPKCRWVQRMRNANFRSVSFGEDAVLEVKAMLDEHAAGWGLKREEEDVVLTWKGHNVVFATAWMPA, encoded by the coding sequence ATGATGCAATTTACTGAGGCACCACCCCCAGCCTTGCACCAAATTATAACCGCACCATTTTCCAATCTCCCCATGATGAACAAGAACCAAACCCACCGCACCCGCCCCTGGCCCGGCTTCCCCACCTCCGCAAAAGCCCTCGGCACCAACTTCGGCGACGCCAATTGCATGGAGCAGCTGCTTGTCCACTGCGCCCACGCCATCGAAACCAACGACGCCACGCTCGCCCAGCAGATCCTCTGGGTCCTCAACAACATCGCCCCGCAAGACGGCGACAGCAACCAGCGCCTCACCTGCGCCTTTCTCCGCGCCCTCATCGCCCGCGCAGCCCGTATCGGCAGCTGCAAGCTCCTCGCCGCCATGGCCAACTCCCAGGCCAACTTCACCATCCACACTCACAAGTTCTCCGTCATCGAGCTCGCCTCCTTCATCGACCTTACCCCCTGGCACAGGTTTGGATTCACAGCCGCTAATGCCGCCATTCTTGAAGCTGTTGAAGGGTATTCTGTCATTCACATTGTTGACCTCAGCTTGACCCATTGCATGCAAATCCCAACTCTCGTTGACGCCATTGCCGGTCGTCAAGAGGGTAATGTGAGCCCTCCGCTGTTGAAGCTCACCGTGGCGGGTTCCACGGAGGACGTCCCCCCAATGCTGGACCTCTCCTACGAGGAACTGGGTTCCAAGCTGGTAAATTTCGCGAGGTCCAGAAATATAATTTTAGAGTTTAGGGTCATCCCGTCCAGTTATACGGACGGGTTTGCCAACCTAATCCAACAGCTCCGCGTACAAAATTTAGTGTACGCTGAGAGCGGTGAGGCGCTTGTGGTAAATTGCCACATGATGCTTCACTACATTCCTGAAGAAACATTGACCCTTCCGTCAATCAACTCAAATCCAAATTTAAGTAGTTGTGGTTCGAGCAGCTCTTATGGTTACGATGTAGCCTCATCCTCTTCTACGAGTGCTAGTTCGTCCCTCAGGACAATGTTTCTGAAAGCCCTTCGAGGTTTGGATCCAACTGTTGTGGTTTTGGTGGACGAAGATGCAGATTTGACATCAAATAATCTAGTTTGTAGATTGAGGTCGGCCTTCAACTACCTGTGGATCCCTTATGACACCGTGGACACGTTTCTGCCGCGAGGGAGCAAGCAGAGGCAGTGGTACGAGGCGGATATGTGTTGGAAGATCGAGAACGTGATAGCGTACGAGGGGTTCCAGAGGGTGGAGAGGGTTGAGCCGAAATGCAGGTGGGTGCAGCGGATGAGAAACGCCAACTTCCGAAGCGTTTCGTTTGGGGAAGATGCAGTTTTGGAAGTGAAGGCCATGCTTGATGAGCATGCAGCTGGCTGGGGGTtgaagagagaggaagaagatgttGTGCTTACATGGAAAGGTCACAATGTTGTGTTTGCCACTGCTTGGATGCCTGCTTGA